The stretch of DNA CTGGCAGTAATAAGTCCGAGAACCACCCTGTTACCGTCACTGTCTGTCTCGGAGAAACCACTGAAGTTCTGCAGCGACAGCTGATCACCGTTTGTCATTATTCCTGTTGTCATTTCAAAGCTGAACCTTGAAATGCCGGCCTTTACGCTTTCAAAGAAACTCTCGAAAGTCTCACGGCTGCTGTCGGCGATAAGACCGTCAGACAGAGCATGAAAACGAAAATAATCAAAGTCCTCATTCAAAAATACCGTATTGACATTATAGTCGAATGAATAGACGTAGAACCTGTTGGTAAGGCTGCTGTATTCAAAGATAACAGCTTCCTGAACGCTCATAAGGAACCGGAACCGCTCAATAATGTTTTCAAGTCCGGTCGTACTCTTTTCAAGTTTCACAGCGTCCTTTACAACAATGTCGGTAAGTCTTGTTCCGTGCGAAAGCATCTGAACGTTCACTGACATTTTTATAATCATCCAGCGATAATCATTCTGTGCGCTTTTCATGCGGATCACGCAGTGTCTTACTTCATCGTCGCCAAGTTCCAGAACTGTTTTTTTAAAAAACTCAACATCATCCGGATGGATGGTACGTGTCATGGAATAAAGAGTATCATTACAAAAATACTGATAGAAATTCTCATCGGCGCTCTGCGTATGAAAACTCTGGTCAATTGTCACACGGCCGATCCTGTATCCGGAAACACTGTCACCTGAATCAAAAAAACATAGCGTCACTCCTGTTATTTCAGCGGCATCTCTCTTTCGTATCTGGTCGGACGGTTCATAAGGGCTTTTATCGGTTCCTTTACATCTCCGCCTTCAAACAGGATCTTGAAAAGCTGCGCTGTTATAGGCATCTCCACATTCATCTTCTGCGCCAGTCCGTAAGCTGCCTTACAGCAGTAGTAGCCTTCAACTGTACCTACCTGCTTTACAGCCTCATCCGGAGACACACCCTGTCCGATAAGAGTTCCTGCGCGTCTGTTTCTGCTGTGAAGACTTGTACATGTAACAATAAGGTCACCTACACCGGTAAGGCCGAAGAATGTGTCAAGTCTTGCTCCCATGGCAACACCGAGACGTGCAATTTCCGTAATACCTCTGGTCATAAGCGCAGCAATAGTGTTGTCGCCGTAACCGAGGCCGTCGCATATACCGGCACAGAGAGCAATAATATTCTTAAGCGAACCGCCAAGTTCACATCCGATAACGTCATCGTTAAGATAAATTCTGAGTACATCGTTAGAGAATGCTTCCTGAACAGCTACAGCTGCTTTTTCGTCCTCTGAAGCTGCTGAAATAGCTGTAGGGATCTTTCTGGACACCTCTTCAGCGTGTGAAGGACCTGAAAGAGCAACTATAGGTGAATCCTTTACTTCCTCACGGATGACTTCACTCATTCTGAGATAGGTTCCGTCCTCAAGTCCCTTGCTCGTATCCACTATAATCATTTCAGGTTTTATATACGGAGCAGCCTGTCTTACTACCTTGCGGACAAATATAGACGGAACGCCGATAACCACCATCTCTGCATCGGAAACACATGAAATATCAGCTGTAAATTCAATACTTTCAGGTATTTTTACACCCGGCAGCTTATCTTTGTGTTCCCTGTCGCGCTTAAGGCTTTCTATTTCGCTCTCAAAAGCAGACCACATGGTAACACTGTGGCCGGATTCAACCGCCATTATGGCGATGCTGAGGCCAAATGCTCCCGTTCCTAAAATAACTATCTTAGACATATTACGTCCCCCTTTTCAGATCATTTTTTTGAAAATGAAAATTTATTCTCTGTTCCCTCTTTAAGTCTCTGAATGTTTGCACGATGCATATACACTATGAGAATACCGCTTAAAGCGGCAAAGCCGGTATGAACAAGTACAGGACCGAGTTCGAGGTGCCTGATAAAATACTGCATGACAAATGTTACTATCGGATACGCAACAGCAGCAGTGATCGAAGAAACTGAAACGTATTTTGTAATAACAAGCATTATTATAAATACAGGAATTACAACGGCAAATGTAAGCGGATCAATGGCAAGAAGCACTGTCGCAGTGACAAGCACGCCCTTTCCGCCCTTGAAACCGTACCATACCGGAAAAACATGACCGAGCATTACAAGCAGCCCTGCTATGTATCCGACAGTCATTATATCACCTGTAAATCCGGCAGCTTTTACAACCGCCTTTATTACGAGGATCGTCAGACATCCCTTTAAAAGATCGGAAACAAGAGTTGCAAGTGCCGGGCCTTTTCCGAAGCATCGCAGAACATTGGTAAGCCCTGCGTTTTTGCTTCCGAATTCCCTTATATCTTCATGCTTAAGAAGCTTTGTCACGATGATAGCTGAATTGCAGCTTCCGATAAGATAGGCCGCTATGCAGCAGAATACAATTACTATATAAGGCAGCATTAGTTATCCTCCGCAGTTTATTTTGTATCTTTCTTGTCACGTTCCCTGACAATGAATCTGACTGGAGTTCCGTCAAGTCCGAATGTCTGACGTATCTGATTTTCGATATATCTCTGGTATGAGAAATGGAACAGCTCCTGATTATTTACGAATGTAACAAAAGTCGGAGGATTTGTTGACGGCTGAGTCATGTAGTAGATTTTCAGTCTCTTGCCCTTGTCTGAAGGAGGCTGAACTCTTGTAGTTGCATAAGACAGAACATCGTTGAGCATACCTGTTGAAATTCTTATCGAATTCTGTTCGTGAACATGTTCGATCATTTCATAGAGTTTGTCAACTCTCTGACCAGTCTTTGCTGAGATGAACAGAAACGGTACATATGACATAAAACTGAAGTCATTTGCAAGCTTTGTTCTGTACTCGTCCATTGTCTTTGTGCTCTTTTCAATAAGATCCCACTTGTTCACGACAACGATCGATGCCTTACCCTGTTCATGAGCATAGCCAGCAACTTTTGAATCCTGCTCAGTAAAGCCTTCAACGGCATCGATAACGATAACGCAGACATCTGCTCTGTCAACCGCCATGTATGCACGGAGAACACTGTAGCGTTCAATGTTTTCAGTTACCTTGGACTTTCTTCTTATACCTGCTGTATCGATAAAAACAAACTTTCCGTTTTCATTCTCAATAAGCGTATCTGTAGCATCACGTGTGGTGCCTGCAATATTTGATACGATAACTCTCTCCTCACCGGCTATACGGTTGATAAGAGATGACTTTCCTACATTAGGCTTTCCTATTACAGCTACTCTTATACAGTCATCGTCGTAATCATCACTGTCATCTTCCGGAAAATGAGTAAACACTTCATCAAGAAGATCACCTGTACCGTGGCCGTGAGCAGATGATATAGGAAACGGATCACCGAGTCCGAGATTGTAGAATTCGTATACTTCAGGAGGAGTATCACCTATAACGTCGCACTTGTTTACTGCAAGAACGACAGGTTTTCCGCTTTTCTGGAGCATGGTCGCAACGTCGTAGTCACTTGCTGTTACACCGCACCGCACATCTGTTACAAGAACTATTACATCTGCTCTTTCGATAGCAAGCTCTGCCTGTCTTTTCATCTGTGAGAGAATAACGTCATCGGTCTTTGGCTCTATACCGCCTGTATCGACCACCATGAACTCTCTTCCTCTCCATTCGCACTTTGAGTAGATACGGTCTCTGGTAACACCAGGAGTATCTTCAACGATGGAAAGGCGCTTGCCTATCAGTTTATTAAAAAGTGTAGACTTTCCCACATTCGGTCTGCCTACAACTGCTACTACCGGTAATGGCATTTAATAACCTCTCTTTCCTAAAAAAAATTAGAGGAGAATCGCTTCTCCTCTAATAAATGGTAAGCGGGTTAATTACGCTTCCTTCTTAATTACTTCAACGCCCTTATAGAAACCACAGTTCTTGCAAACCTTGTGTGGTGAAGTGAGTTCTCCGCAGTTTGTGCACTTGCTAAATGCTGGAGCTTCTAACTTCCAAACGTTTGAACGTCTTGTGTCACGTCTTGCCTTAGACGTTTTTCTCTTTGGTACAGCCATGATTAAACCTCCTGTCAAGCATAATTTTACTAAGATGAAAAGCAATCACACTGCGATTCATTCAAATTACAGCCGCACTTCATACACAGTCCCTTACAGTTTTCATCGCAAAGGAGCTTGCTCGGCAGCTGTAAAAGTAAATCCGAAATTGCAATTTCTTTCAAATCAATGCTCTCGTTATCCGCAACAATATATTCATCATTGTCTGTTGACAGGGACTTGACGATAATGTGTTCAAATTCATATGAATATGAACGGTCAAATTCCTTCAGGCATCTGTCACATATAATGTTCAGGGTAAACTCAGTGGCAAATTTAATCTTAACTATTCCGGCGCGGTTATAAACCTGACCTTTTATGTTTACCGGTGTAGCGAATGTGTAGCCCTGAATGTCAGTAAGCTCTGACGGTTCGACAGAAACATCGACCGGCATAGACTCGCCCGGTAAGTTGAATATTTTTCTGAGATTAATAGTCATTGTTAAACACCCTTAGAGCATCACAAAAATTATTATACCAAACTAAAGACTGCTTGTCAATAGTTTTTTTCTTTTTTGATCAGCCTACGTACTTTGTAACTGAAGCTGGCATTTCGCTGTTGTTAGCTGAAACAGTGAATACGATAGTTGTTGCATCACCTGTAAGAACTGCAAGCTTGTCGAGCATCTTTCCGAAAGCATCAAAATCCTTGCCGCCTATCTTAAGGATACCGTCAACAAAGATCTTTTCGATGTCGTAGTTGCCTGCGAGCATACCGGAAACGAAACCGTAGAAAGCATCGAAGCCGTCAACCTTGTAGTATTCAGTATCGCACCATCTGATCTTGTAGTTGATCTGTGTTCTGAGGTTAGAACCTTTTTCGATGCATACAAGGCTTCCGTTTGTTGAAGCAATTGCTTCGTTCATCATGTCGATGATTATCTTTGTTTTACCTGTTCCCTTTTCACCAGTAATTAATTTGATCATAATTTTCTCCGTTTCCGCCTCCGCTTAAGGAAGGCTGTTTCCTCAATAATTTATTTTTTGTTTATCAGTAAAGCTTTGCTTCAAGCGCTGCCTTCTTGTCTTCGTAACCCGGCTTGCCGAGAAGTGCAAACATGTTTGACTTGTAGCTTTCAACACCAGGCTGGTTGAATGGATTTACTCCGAGGAGGTAACCTGAAACTGCGCATGCCTTTTCAAAGAAGTAGATCATGTAGCCTACGCTGAATTCTGTTGTGTCTTCGAGTTCGAGAACGATGTTAGGAACACCGCCTTCTGTGTGAGCTATGATAGTACCTTCTTCAGCCTTCTTGTTTACAACAGACATGTTCTGGTTTGTAAGGAAGTTGAGGCCGTCAAGGTTTTCAGCGTCATCTTCAAGGAAGAAGTCTTCTTCAGGCTTCTTTATATCCATTACAGTTTCGAACATTATTCTTGAACCTTCCTGGATGAACTGTCCCATTGAGTGAAGGTCTGTAGAGAATGTTACAGCTGAAGGGAAGATACCCTTGTTGTCCTTGCCTTCGCTTTCGCCGAAGAGCTGCTTGTACCATTCAGCCATCATTGTGAAGCTTGGATCGTAAGAAACGAGGAGTTCCACGCTCTTGCCCTTTCTGTAAAGGATGTTTCTGAGAGCTGCGTACTTGTAGCAGTCGTTGTTTTCAAAATCAGCTGTGTAATCATTCTGTGCAGCCGCTGCGCCCTTCATGAGAGCATCGATGTCGCATCCTGCTGCAGCGATAGGAAGAAGACCTACTGCTGTGAGAACTGAGAATCTGCCGCCTACATCATCAGGTACTACGAATGTTTCATAACCTTCTGTATCAGCAAGTGACTTGAGTGTTCCCTTTGCTCTGTCTGTTGTGCAGAAGATTCTTTCCTTTGCACCTTCCTTGCCGTACTTGTCGATTACCATCTTTCTGAATACTCTGAAAGCAAGTGCAGGTTCAGTTGTTGTGCCTGATTTTGAGATAACATTTACTGAAAAATCCCTGTCCTTGCAGATAGAAATAACTTTATTAAGATATGTAGGGTTGATGTTGTTTCCTACGAAGTAGATGTCAGGTGTATCCTTTTTAAGATTGTTGTAGAAAGGAGACTTGATAAGTTCCATTACAGCTCTTGCACCAAGGTAAGAACCGCCGATACCGATTACGATAAGAACCTCTGAATTCTTCTTTATTTTTTCAGCAGCAGCCTTGATTCTTGCAAATTCTTCCTTGTCATAGTCTGTAGGAAGACTGAGCCAGCCTAAAAAGTCGTTTCCGAGACCAGTCTTGCTGTGAAGAAGTTCAACAGCCTTTTCGACCTGAGGCTTGATCCCTGCCATTTCATCGCTGCCAACGAAACTTTCAAGATACTTTGCATTTAACTTAAGTGTCATAGTATATGGACCTCCATAAAATATTACTTACCTTATATCAATTTTACTATATTATGTGTTTTTTTGCAAGCCGATTATTCATTATTATACAGTCTCTACAATATCAGTCTGAATTATTTGAGTATTTTCACTATAATTCCCTCTGATTTCTGTTGGAATTGTTGTTTTAAGTCCCGCAAACCAGTGCAATTAATGTGAATTCTCACAAGAAAAAATACACAAAAAAGCACAAGCAGACATTTCCTGACATCTGCCTGTGCGTATTCAGGAAAAAGCCGGTCAGAACGCCTGTTTACGCTGTCCGGACATACCGGTCTGCCGTCCGGAATGTGTTTCCTGAAACATAATTATTTTGAAGCAAGAAAAGGTGCTACCGCAGCCTTGAATCCTTCATCGTCAGTATCAGCATTCATGTGTACAGGCTTTTCAAGATCAAGACTGAAAATGCCCATGATCGACTTGGCATCAACCACATATTTTCCTGAAACAAGTTCTATACTGAAATCATATTTTGAAACTACGTCAACAAATTTCTTGACTTCTGAAACCCCTGATAAAAGTACATTTTCTGAATACATCAAAAATACCCTCCGTATTGTTAATGAAAACCAGTTCCCGACGCAGAAAACAAACGGGTAAATCCCCTTTCATGCATACAGAAGCAGCGTTTTCTTATTCGGAATGTCTGCTCCGAAACATGTTTTCAGACAGACACTTACTGATAAATCATACACCTTATTTTTATGATAGTCAAGTCATTGAATTT from Ruminococcus sp. HUN007 encodes:
- a CDS encoding NAD(P)H-dependent glycerol-3-phosphate dehydrogenase — encoded protein: MSKIVILGTGAFGLSIAIMAVESGHSVTMWSAFESEIESLKRDREHKDKLPGVKIPESIEFTADISCVSDAEMVVIGVPSIFVRKVVRQAAPYIKPEMIIVDTSKGLEDGTYLRMSEVIREEVKDSPIVALSGPSHAEEVSRKIPTAISAASEDEKAAVAVQEAFSNDVLRIYLNDDVIGCELGGSLKNIIALCAGICDGLGYGDNTIAALMTRGITEIARLGVAMGARLDTFFGLTGVGDLIVTCTSLHSRNRRAGTLIGQGVSPDEAVKQVGTVEGYYCCKAAYGLAQKMNVEMPITAQLFKILFEGGDVKEPIKALMNRPTRYEREMPLK
- the plsY gene encoding glycerol-3-phosphate 1-O-acyltransferase PlsY; protein product: MLPYIVIVFCCIAAYLIGSCNSAIIVTKLLKHEDIREFGSKNAGLTNVLRCFGKGPALATLVSDLLKGCLTILVIKAVVKAAGFTGDIMTVGYIAGLLVMLGHVFPVWYGFKGGKGVLVTATVLLAIDPLTFAVVIPVFIIMLVITKYVSVSSITAAVAYPIVTFVMQYFIRHLELGPVLVHTGFAALSGILIVYMHRANIQRLKEGTENKFSFSKK
- the der gene encoding ribosome biogenesis GTPase Der, which codes for MPLPVVAVVGRPNVGKSTLFNKLIGKRLSIVEDTPGVTRDRIYSKCEWRGREFMVVDTGGIEPKTDDVILSQMKRQAELAIERADVIVLVTDVRCGVTASDYDVATMLQKSGKPVVLAVNKCDVIGDTPPEVYEFYNLGLGDPFPISSAHGHGTGDLLDEVFTHFPEDDSDDYDDDCIRVAVIGKPNVGKSSLINRIAGEERVIVSNIAGTTRDATDTLIENENGKFVFIDTAGIRRKSKVTENIERYSVLRAYMAVDRADVCVIVIDAVEGFTEQDSKVAGYAHEQGKASIVVVNKWDLIEKSTKTMDEYRTKLANDFSFMSYVPFLFISAKTGQRVDKLYEMIEHVHEQNSIRISTGMLNDVLSYATTRVQPPSDKGKRLKIYYMTQPSTNPPTFVTFVNNQELFHFSYQRYIENQIRQTFGLDGTPVRFIVRERDKKDTK
- the rpmF gene encoding 50S ribosomal protein L32; the protein is MAVPKRKTSKARRDTRRSNVWKLEAPAFSKCTNCGELTSPHKVCKNCGFYKGVEVIKKEA
- a CDS encoding DUF177 domain-containing protein, with amino-acid sequence MTINLRKIFNLPGESMPVDVSVEPSELTDIQGYTFATPVNIKGQVYNRAGIVKIKFATEFTLNIICDRCLKEFDRSYSYEFEHIIVKSLSTDNDEYIVADNESIDLKEIAISDLLLQLPSKLLCDENCKGLCMKCGCNLNESQCDCFSS
- a CDS encoding glucose-6-phosphate isomerase, producing the protein MTLKLNAKYLESFVGSDEMAGIKPQVEKAVELLHSKTGLGNDFLGWLSLPTDYDKEEFARIKAAAEKIKKNSEVLIVIGIGGSYLGARAVMELIKSPFYNNLKKDTPDIYFVGNNINPTYLNKVISICKDRDFSVNVISKSGTTTEPALAFRVFRKMVIDKYGKEGAKERIFCTTDRAKGTLKSLADTEGYETFVVPDDVGGRFSVLTAVGLLPIAAAGCDIDALMKGAAAAQNDYTADFENNDCYKYAALRNILYRKGKSVELLVSYDPSFTMMAEWYKQLFGESEGKDNKGIFPSAVTFSTDLHSMGQFIQEGSRIMFETVMDIKKPEEDFFLEDDAENLDGLNFLTNQNMSVVNKKAEEGTIIAHTEGGVPNIVLELEDTTEFSVGYMIYFFEKACAVSGYLLGVNPFNQPGVESYKSNMFALLGKPGYEDKKAALEAKLY
- a CDS encoding HPr family phosphocarrier protein, which encodes MYSENVLLSGVSEVKKFVDVVSKYDFSIELVSGKYVVDAKSIMGIFSLDLEKPVHMNADTDDEGFKAAVAPFLASK